The genomic stretch GCGCACCCGTACCTGACGCGGGTGCCGGGGGACGTGCTGCGCGAAGAATTTGCCAGCTGGGCACAGGACGTGGCGGCGCTGTCCCGGGGTCAGGCGGGAGGGCCGACGGGCTGACTGCCGCGCGGTCACCCACGAGAACCCCAGTTCCCGGGTGACCGTTAGACCTGTGAACCGGTCGACGTCAGATCCCGCTACGCTACGGGCATGCTGCTCGTCCTGAACGGCCCGAACCTGAACCGCCTCGGCCTGCGCGAACCGGGCGTGTACGGGTCGCAGACCCTGGAGGATCTGGAACGCCAGTGCGAGGCCTGGGGGGCGGAACTGGGCGAGTCCGTGACCTGCCGCCAGAGCAACTACGAGGGCCAGCTGCTGGAGTGGATCCACGAGGCCCAGGAGCACGGCTTCACTGGCATCGTGATCAATCCGGGTGCCCTGACGCACTACAGCTACGCGCTGCGCGACGCGATTGCCAGCCAGCAGGTGCCGGTTGTCGAGGTGCACATCAGCAATGTGGATGCCCGTGAGTCCTTCCGGCACACCAGCGTCACGGCGGCAGTGTGCAAGGGCAAGATCAGTGGCCTGGGGTTCC from Deinococcus sp. AB2017081 encodes the following:
- the aroQ gene encoding type II 3-dehydroquinate dehydratase; this translates as MLLVLNGPNLNRLGLREPGVYGSQTLEDLERQCEAWGAELGESVTCRQSNYEGQLLEWIHEAQEHGFTGIVINPGALTHYSYALRDAIASQQVPVVEVHISNVDARESFRHTSVTAAVCKGKISGLGFLGYRLAMEYLIESA